Part of the Cohnella candidum genome, CGTTTTCGAGCATGGACCTCGATTTCTCTTCGACCTGGGCGGTTTGCTCCTTGAGCCGTAGCATGTACGATTGGCCTTGGAGTCCGGCTTGACGAAGCTCTTCGGCGGATTGCTCCATCTGGACGCTTTTTTGCAGCACCCTCTCCATCCGGCTCGTCGTTTCGCCGGCCATTTCGCTCACTTTTTCCGTCTCGGATGACAAGCCTGCCGATCCGGACGCGATTTCCCGGTTCGCGCGGGACATCTGTTGTGCCGACTCGGCCGTTGCATGTGAAACCTGCATCAACTCACCGGAGGTGGATTGCACCAGGTACGCGGACTTGGCCGTGCTTTGAACCAGCTCGGTAATGCGGGACATCATGCCGTCGAAGCTGTCCGCGAGCTGTCCGATTTCATCTTTCCTGCGGATATGCATGCGAACCTGCAAATTTCCATTCTCCCCGGCCCTCATCAATTCCCGAAGGCGGATCAACGGGCGCCCGTACCTGCGAGCCATCCATAGGCCCATGAAAGCCGCCAGGACGAACGACAAGCCCGCCATCAGCAGCGTATTCGACCAGATCGTGCGGGTCTCGCGAAGGAATTGACTCACGGGAACGTATGCCGCCGTCAGCCAGCCGGTCTTCTCCGAGCGGGAGTATACGACCGCATTCGTGATGCCCGCTTCGTCCTGAAGGTAGACGAATCCCGTATTCTCCGTTGCCGCGCCGATATCGTTCAACATCAGGCTCGCGGTGGCACCGGCAGGGTCAGACGGCGAGCGGCTGTCGTATACGACGCCCCCCGTCTCGCTTAAGACCATTTTCACGCCGCCGTCTCCGATTTGCACGGCCCCCAGCATTTTCGCGACCACGTCGAGCTTCATCTCGAACAGCATGACCCCCAGAAATTCACCGGCACCTTGATTGCCCAGCATCCTCGTCAATGCGAACGTTGCCGCATCACCGTCCAAAGAGTACCCCTTGGCCTGCGTGCCCAGCCACTTCGGCTCGCCGTTCAGCTTCTGAACGTCCGCGAACCAGGGTTCGCCGGATACGTCCGTTTGCGCGGCCGTTTTGCGCCCGGACAGCAGCCACCGCCCGTTCGCTCCGTACAGCTGGACCGAAACGAGATTGTCGTCAACCGATACGAACTCGTTGATTTTCGTCTGGATTTTGACTTTGGCAAGCGCGCGGTCGGTTTCCGGCATATTTGGATTCAAGAAAGTGCGAATATC contains:
- a CDS encoding methyl-accepting chemotaxis protein produces the protein MIRKIKLVGRWAHSVGNQLFAIFLVGIIGFVLLTGYASYYNSQNILRDKLTEASKQTIRQANEKLDLAYNQYDEKSEQLVINSLLLQDIRTFLNPNMPETDRALAKVKIQTKINEFVSVDDNLVSVQLYGANGRWLLSGRKTAAQTDVSGEPWFADVQKLNGEPKWLGTQAKGYSLDGDAATFALTRMLGNQGAGEFLGVMLFEMKLDVVAKMLGAVQIGDGGVKMVLSETGGVVYDSRSPSDPAGATASLMLNDIGAATENTGFVYLQDEAGITNAVVYSRSEKTGWLTAAYVPVSQFLRETRTIWSNTLLMAGLSFVLAAFMGLWMARRYGRPLIRLRELMRAGENGNLQVRMHIRRKDEIGQLADSFDGMMSRITELVQSTAKSAYLVQSTSGELMQVSHATAESAQQMSRANREIASGSAGLSSETEKVSEMAGETTSRMERVLQKSVQMEQSAEELRQAGLQGQSYMLRLKEQTAQVEEKSRSMLENVERLKEGNQSVRKIMDKLNDIVKRTNILALNASIEAHRSGHAGKGFMVVAEEIRKLAEQSRLTIEGVGDVTGGIQTDIESTARLMAETYPVLRTQSEYVRSTDEIFRSIHERQNGFLEDLSHMANVLKMLERSQLQLAEAMENVSAVSEQSYATSQEVAAQGEVQLQIGERLVRLSEQLAELSGGLNLAIGKFDYE